A region from the Streptosporangium sp. NBC_01756 genome encodes:
- the glmS gene encoding glutamine--fructose-6-phosphate transaminase (isomerizing), with amino-acid sequence MCGIVAYVGPKDAAPILLEGLQRLEYRGYDSAGVVVSNKGLKLRKVKGRVADLAAVVPARFKGGLGIGHTRWATHGAPSDVNAHPHLSTDERIAVVHNGIIENADELRAKLEADGAVFTSETDTEVLSHLIARTVEESDSLEEAVRMAIKRIVGTYGIAVLDAQRPGEVVVARNGSPIVLGIGEKEMFAASDVAALVRYTRQVVHLEDGELAVLKADGFTTFASDARETAKEPLTVDWEAGHYDTGGYEHYLLKEISEQPETVARTLRGRLDDRFHIAHLGGLNMDARETRSFRRVKIIGCGSAYYSGQIGAQLIEELARIPADAEPASEFRYRSPVVEPDTLYVAISQSGETYDTLAAVQELKRKGGRVLGIVNTVGSAIARECNGGVYLHAGPEVSVASTKAFTSTAVAFALLALHLGRVRDLSPADGRRICEGLRRLPGQIKEILALEPQIRELAHKYADTPSMMFVGRVRGYPVAREGAQKLKEISYVHAEAYPASELKHGPLALIGPEMPTVAIVPDDELLDKNLTTLGEIRARGGRVLMVGHRTADPKLADDCVVVPKNEIELDPILLSIPLQLLAYHAAVALERDVDKPRNLAKSVTVE; translated from the coding sequence ATGTGCGGAATCGTGGCGTATGTGGGGCCCAAGGACGCGGCGCCCATCCTGCTGGAGGGCCTGCAGCGCCTTGAGTACCGGGGCTACGACTCGGCCGGTGTGGTGGTCTCCAACAAGGGCCTGAAGTTGCGCAAGGTCAAGGGCCGGGTGGCCGACCTGGCGGCGGTCGTGCCGGCGCGGTTCAAGGGTGGCCTGGGCATCGGGCACACCCGCTGGGCCACCCACGGGGCGCCCAGCGACGTCAACGCCCACCCCCACCTGTCCACCGACGAGCGCATCGCAGTGGTGCACAACGGCATCATCGAGAACGCCGACGAACTGCGGGCGAAGCTGGAGGCCGACGGCGCGGTCTTCACGTCCGAGACCGACACCGAGGTGCTCTCGCACCTGATCGCCCGTACCGTCGAGGAGTCCGACTCGCTGGAGGAGGCGGTCCGGATGGCGATCAAGCGGATCGTCGGCACGTACGGCATCGCGGTGCTCGACGCCCAGCGGCCCGGCGAGGTGGTCGTGGCCCGTAACGGAAGCCCGATCGTGCTGGGCATCGGTGAGAAGGAGATGTTCGCCGCCTCCGACGTCGCCGCGCTGGTCCGCTACACCCGCCAGGTGGTCCACCTGGAGGACGGCGAGCTCGCGGTGCTCAAGGCGGACGGTTTCACCACCTTCGCCAGCGACGCGCGCGAGACGGCCAAGGAGCCGTTGACCGTCGACTGGGAGGCCGGGCACTACGACACCGGCGGCTACGAGCACTACCTGCTCAAGGAGATCTCCGAGCAGCCCGAGACCGTGGCCAGGACGCTGCGCGGGCGGCTGGACGACCGCTTCCACATCGCCCACCTGGGCGGTCTCAACATGGACGCCCGCGAGACGCGGTCGTTCCGCCGCGTGAAGATCATCGGTTGCGGGTCCGCCTACTACTCGGGGCAGATCGGCGCCCAGCTGATCGAGGAGCTGGCACGGATCCCGGCCGACGCCGAGCCGGCCAGCGAGTTCCGCTACCGCAGCCCGGTCGTGGAGCCCGACACCCTCTACGTGGCGATCAGCCAGTCGGGGGAGACCTACGACACCCTCGCCGCCGTCCAGGAGCTCAAGCGCAAGGGCGGCCGGGTGCTCGGCATCGTCAACACCGTCGGCAGCGCCATCGCCCGCGAGTGCAACGGCGGCGTCTACCTGCACGCCGGTCCCGAGGTCTCGGTGGCGAGCACGAAGGCGTTCACCTCGACCGCGGTGGCCTTCGCGCTGCTCGCGCTCCACCTGGGCCGGGTGCGGGACCTGTCCCCGGCCGACGGCCGCCGCATCTGCGAGGGCCTGCGCAGGCTGCCCGGCCAGATCAAGGAGATCCTCGCGCTGGAGCCGCAGATCAGGGAGCTCGCGCACAAGTACGCCGACACGCCGAGCATGATGTTCGTCGGCCGGGTCCGGGGATACCCGGTGGCCCGGGAGGGCGCGCAGAAGCTCAAGGAGATCTCCTACGTGCACGCCGAGGCGTATCCGGCCAGCGAGCTCAAGCACGGGCCGCTGGCGCTGATCGGCCCGGAGATGCCCACCGTCGCGATCGTCCCCGACGACGAACTGCTGGACAAGAACCTGACCACGCTGGGTGAGATCCGCGCCCGTGGGGGACGGGTGCTCATGGTCGGCCACCGTACGGCCGACCCCAAGCTGGCCGACGACTGCGTCGTGGTGCCGAAGAACGAGATCGAGCTGGATCCGATCCTGCTGTCGATCCCGCTCCAGCTCCTGGCCTACCACGCCGCGGTGGCGCTGGAGCGGGACGTGGACAAGCCCCGCAACCTGGCCAAGAGCGTCACGGTGGAGTGA
- a CDS encoding ribonucleoside-diphosphate reductase subunit alpha, which yields MTQTLAEAAGKTGNDPAARRLAIEEAAARVITDPENSRIAAGLLAELIADEAAEHGVRTFSESIAATHAAGLIQDGLAAFVAAHAEALDALVAPDADGRFEYFGLRTVYDRYLLRHPQTRKVLERPQHFFLRVACGLSESVGEAAELYALMATLSYLPSSPTLFNSGSRRPQLSSCFLLDSPRDELEAIYERYGQVARLSKYAGGIGVAWTRVRSRGSLIQGTNGHSNGIVPWLRTLDASVAAVNQGGRRKGAACVYLESWHADVEEFLELRDNTGEEARRTHNLNLANWVPDEFMRRVEADGVWSLFDPKEVPQLTDLYGTAFEEAYRAAEAEGRYVRQVPARSLYGRMMRTLAQTGNGWMTFKDAANRTSNQTARPENVIHLSNLCTEILEVTGDAETAVCNLGSINLAAHLDGEDVDWARLRRTVRTAVRFLDRTIDLGFYPTPEAETANRRWRPIGLGLMGLADVLFALRLPFDSPRALELSTRISEEIALAAYATSADLAVERGPHPSYAETRAAGGVLHPDHYGAGRSPEWERLRARVAETGLRNSLMIAIAPTATIASIAGCYECIEPQVSNIFKRETLSGEFLQVNRYLVRDLEARGLWTPQIRDAIKRADGSVQDVPGMPEDLKTLYRTAWELPQKALIDLAAARTPYIDQSQSLNLFMATPTIGKLSSMYAYAWKAGLKTTYYLRSRPATRIAQTTVAQAAPVAVLDPEAVACSLENPEYCDACQ from the coding sequence GTGACACAGACTCTGGCCGAGGCCGCCGGGAAGACCGGTAACGACCCGGCTGCCCGCCGGTTGGCCATCGAGGAGGCCGCCGCCCGGGTGATCACCGACCCGGAGAACTCCAGGATCGCCGCCGGGCTGCTGGCGGAGCTGATCGCCGACGAGGCGGCCGAGCACGGCGTGCGGACCTTCTCCGAGTCGATCGCCGCCACGCACGCGGCCGGGCTCATCCAGGACGGCCTGGCCGCCTTCGTGGCCGCCCATGCCGAGGCGCTGGACGCACTGGTGGCGCCGGACGCCGACGGCCGGTTCGAGTACTTCGGGCTGCGTACGGTCTACGACCGCTACCTGCTCCGTCATCCGCAGACCCGCAAAGTCCTGGAGCGTCCGCAGCACTTCTTCCTGCGGGTGGCCTGCGGCCTGTCGGAGTCGGTCGGGGAGGCCGCCGAGCTGTACGCGCTCATGGCCACCCTGTCCTATCTGCCGAGTTCGCCCACCCTGTTCAACTCCGGCTCGCGCAGGCCCCAGCTGTCCTCCTGCTTCCTGCTCGACTCGCCCCGCGACGAACTGGAGGCGATCTACGAGCGCTACGGGCAGGTGGCGCGACTGTCGAAGTACGCCGGGGGCATCGGCGTCGCCTGGACCCGGGTCCGCTCGCGCGGCTCGTTGATCCAGGGCACCAACGGCCACTCCAACGGCATCGTGCCGTGGCTGCGCACGCTGGACGCGAGCGTCGCCGCGGTCAACCAGGGCGGCCGCCGCAAGGGCGCGGCCTGTGTCTACCTGGAGTCCTGGCACGCCGACGTCGAGGAGTTCCTCGAACTGCGTGACAACACCGGCGAGGAGGCCCGCCGCACGCACAACCTGAACCTGGCCAACTGGGTCCCCGACGAGTTCATGCGCCGGGTCGAGGCCGACGGTGTGTGGTCACTGTTCGACCCCAAGGAGGTTCCGCAGCTCACCGACCTGTACGGCACCGCGTTCGAGGAGGCGTACCGGGCCGCCGAGGCCGAGGGCCGCTACGTCAGGCAGGTCCCGGCGCGGTCCCTGTACGGCCGGATGATGCGCACCCTCGCCCAGACCGGCAACGGCTGGATGACCTTCAAGGACGCGGCCAACCGGACCTCCAACCAGACGGCCCGTCCCGAGAACGTCATCCACCTGTCCAACCTCTGCACCGAGATCCTCGAGGTGACCGGCGACGCCGAGACGGCCGTCTGCAACCTCGGCTCGATCAACCTCGCCGCCCACCTGGACGGCGAGGACGTCGACTGGGCACGGCTGCGCCGGACCGTCCGCACCGCCGTGCGGTTCCTGGACCGGACCATCGACCTGGGCTTCTATCCGACCCCCGAGGCCGAGACCGCCAACCGGAGGTGGCGGCCGATCGGCCTGGGCCTGATGGGCCTGGCCGACGTTCTCTTCGCGCTGCGGCTGCCGTTCGACTCGCCGCGGGCGCTGGAGCTGTCCACCCGGATCTCCGAGGAGATCGCGCTGGCGGCCTACGCCACCTCCGCGGACCTGGCCGTCGAGCGGGGCCCGCACCCCTCCTACGCCGAGACGCGGGCCGCCGGCGGTGTGCTCCATCCCGACCACTACGGGGCCGGCCGGTCGCCGGAGTGGGAGCGGCTCAGGGCGAGGGTCGCCGAGACCGGCCTGCGTAACTCCCTGATGATCGCGATCGCGCCCACGGCCACCATCGCCTCCATCGCGGGCTGCTACGAGTGCATCGAGCCCCAGGTCTCCAACATCTTCAAACGCGAGACCCTGTCGGGAGAGTTCCTCCAGGTCAACCGCTACCTGGTCCGCGACCTTGAGGCGCGGGGCCTGTGGACCCCGCAGATCCGGGACGCGATCAAGCGGGCCGACGGCTCCGTCCAGGACGTTCCGGGCATGCCGGAGGATCTCAAGACGCTCTACCGGACCGCCTGGGAGCTGCCGCAGAAGGCGCTGATCGACCTGGCCGCGGCCCGTACGCCGTACATCGACCAGTCGCAGTCGCTGAACCTCTTCATGGCCACGCCGACCATCGGCAAGCTGTCCTCGATGTACGCCTACGCGTGGAAGGCCGGTCTCAAGACGACCTACTACCTGCGCTCGCGCCCGGCGACCCGGATCGCCCAGACCACGGTGGCCCAGGCGGCACCCGTCGCCGTGCTCGATCCGGAGGCCGTCGCGTGCTCTCTGGAGAACCCCGAGTACTGCGACGCCTGCCAGTAA
- a CDS encoding Bug family tripartite tricarboxylate transporter substrate binding protein, with protein sequence MHRRRFLVLALGVMVAGGCGTGGSRAPMAGRLTLVAPAARGQGWDRAARALAMVLTGDRMARAAEVSNHPGGLGASALSAFPAARGSFAREGRMLLTGMPMIAGAEIANAASVAESTTPLARLVGDWAALVVPAGSRLRAFEDFAAVLHRDPATMTVGGRMEGGSDHVLYGMIGKCLGVDNRLLDYAGYASGIEAAQALHDGRVAALLGSARSFVPEIAAGRLRPLMVSSAERIDGIDAPTLMELDIRLEYTDWCGVLGPRGMSAEDRDAAVALCDRIDASPRWRAVCVANSWNRVYLSGDDFRQWLVTETGRTREVLNELGLLSTFSTSCWGSCVRRPYM encoded by the coding sequence ATGCACCGCAGGCGCTTCCTCGTGCTCGCCCTGGGGGTCATGGTCGCAGGCGGCTGCGGGACCGGCGGCTCCCGCGCGCCCATGGCCGGCCGGCTGACCCTGGTCGCGCCCGCCGCGCGCGGGCAGGGCTGGGACCGGGCCGCACGCGCGCTGGCCATGGTCCTGACCGGGGACCGGATGGCACGGGCGGCCGAGGTGAGCAACCATCCCGGCGGCCTGGGCGCCTCCGCCCTGAGTGCGTTCCCCGCCGCCCGCGGCTCCTTCGCGCGCGAGGGCAGGATGCTTCTCACCGGGATGCCCATGATCGCGGGGGCGGAGATCGCCAACGCTGCCTCGGTGGCGGAGTCCACCACCCCCCTGGCCCGCCTGGTCGGCGACTGGGCGGCCCTGGTCGTCCCGGCCGGCTCGCGCCTTCGCGCCTTCGAGGACTTCGCCGCGGTGCTCCACCGCGATCCCGCCACGATGACGGTGGGGGGCCGGATGGAGGGAGGCTCCGACCATGTGCTCTACGGCATGATCGGAAAGTGCCTGGGGGTGGACAACCGGCTGCTGGACTACGCCGGCTACGCCAGCGGGATCGAGGCGGCACAGGCGCTTCACGACGGCCGGGTGGCCGCCCTGCTGGGTTCCGCCCGATCCTTCGTCCCCGAGATCGCCGCGGGCCGCCTGCGGCCGCTGATGGTCTCCTCCGCGGAGCGGATCGACGGTATCGACGCGCCGACGTTGATGGAGTTGGACATCCGTCTGGAGTACACCGACTGGTGCGGCGTCCTCGGTCCTCGGGGCATGAGCGCCGAGGACAGGGATGCGGCCGTCGCTCTGTGTGACCGTATCGACGCGTCCCCCCGCTGGCGGGCCGTCTGCGTCGCCAACAGCTGGAACCGGGTCTACCTGAGCGGCGACGACTTCCGCCAGTGGCTCGTCACGGAGACCGGACGTACCCGGGAGGTGCTCAACGAACTCGGCCTGTTGAGCACTTTTTCCACAAGCTGTTGGGGTAGTTGCGTCCGGCGCCCCTACATGTAG
- a CDS encoding N-acetylmuramoyl-L-alanine amidase — protein MRRLPGIAVAAALAALTPQAVGDRTPEAGPATRRSDAPESRQAVFARVARTSGVPESVLLAVAYLESRWDANNGLPSVSAGYGPMHLVDGRLGPELRRHDTEDPRGDERRPRPPVVPAAQAPPPEDTLHRAAELTGITPARLRRDPAANIEGGAALLADHQRRIGAQPAADPARWYGAVARYPGTTGTGAGTGSAGSFADEVYATIRTGAARVTDDGERVVLRAIPDLSPPRLPTSAGLRRAAAPAPDCPPALSCEWMPAAYRRLKQGGYGNHDRYDAPRPIDYIVIHDGETGYDAMTRLAADPTYLSWHYTLRSSDGHIAQHLRGSDIGWHAGNWYVNSRSIGLEHEGYLARGAWYTESMYRSSARLVAYLARKYQIPLDRAHIIGHDNVPGTTPETVRDMHSDPGPYWDWRHYFELLGSPLTGSSDPTARSVLIRPDYALNRARFTGCAKSGTCPSRSTSSVWLHSRPSETAPLVRDVGKHPTDASTYSVYDQAARASTGQRYALAGRRGDWTAIWYLGQKAWFHDPVAMRTSVPATGRLVTPRPGLTSVKVYGRAYPDASAYPRGVPPEKLTPLQYTLPAGQFYSLGMTSPATYLRAGAFDPSHHRIIRGDTPYRQIQFGHRIMFVRAADVRVISDEDRR, from the coding sequence ATGCGCCGTCTGCCGGGGATCGCCGTCGCCGCCGCGCTCGCCGCACTGACCCCCCAGGCCGTCGGGGATCGGACGCCGGAGGCCGGGCCGGCGACTCGGCGGTCCGACGCACCGGAGAGCAGGCAGGCGGTCTTCGCCCGGGTGGCCCGGACCTCCGGCGTGCCCGAGAGCGTGCTGCTCGCGGTGGCCTACCTGGAGTCCCGATGGGACGCCAACAACGGGCTGCCCAGCGTCTCGGCGGGCTACGGCCCCATGCACCTGGTCGACGGCCGGCTCGGCCCGGAGCTCCGCCGTCACGACACGGAGGACCCGCGCGGTGACGAGCGCCGGCCGCGCCCTCCCGTCGTACCCGCCGCCCAGGCGCCCCCGCCCGAGGACACCCTGCACCGGGCCGCGGAGCTGACCGGCATCACCCCCGCCCGGCTGCGCCGGGATCCGGCAGCCAACATCGAGGGCGGCGCGGCGCTGCTCGCCGACCACCAGCGGCGCATCGGCGCACAGCCCGCCGCCGACCCCGCGCGGTGGTACGGCGCAGTGGCCCGCTATCCCGGCACGACGGGCACCGGAGCGGGCACCGGATCGGCGGGCTCCTTCGCCGACGAGGTCTACGCGACGATCCGCACCGGAGCCGCGCGCGTGACCGACGACGGCGAGCGGGTGGTCCTGCGGGCGATCCCGGATCTCTCCCCTCCGCGCCTGCCCACCTCGGCCGGACTGCGGCGCGCGGCCGCGCCCGCGCCCGACTGCCCGCCCGCCCTCTCCTGTGAGTGGATGCCGGCCGCCTACCGGCGGCTCAAGCAGGGCGGTTACGGCAACCACGACCGCTACGACGCCCCCCGTCCCATCGACTACATCGTCATCCACGACGGGGAGACCGGCTACGACGCCATGACCCGGCTGGCCGCCGACCCCACCTACCTGAGCTGGCACTACACCCTGCGCTCCAGCGACGGCCACATCGCCCAGCACCTACGGGGCAGCGACATCGGATGGCACGCCGGAAACTGGTACGTCAACAGCCGCTCCATCGGCCTGGAGCACGAGGGCTACCTGGCCAGGGGCGCCTGGTACACCGAGTCGATGTACCGGTCCTCGGCCAGGCTGGTCGCCTACCTCGCACGCAAGTACCAGATCCCCCTGGACCGGGCGCACATCATCGGCCATGACAACGTGCCGGGCACCACTCCGGAAACCGTACGCGACATGCACTCGGATCCCGGCCCCTACTGGGACTGGCGCCACTACTTCGAACTGCTCGGCAGCCCCTTGACCGGTTCCTCCGACCCCACCGCGCGCTCGGTGCTGATCAGGCCGGACTACGCTCTCAACCGAGCACGCTTCACCGGTTGCGCCAAGTCCGGCACGTGCCCCAGCCGGAGCACCTCCTCGGTCTGGCTGCACAGCCGCCCCTCGGAGACGGCCCCGCTGGTCAGGGACGTCGGCAAGCACCCGACGGACGCCTCCACCTACAGCGTCTACGACCAGGCGGCGCGCGCCTCCACCGGCCAGCGCTACGCCCTCGCCGGACGCAGGGGCGACTGGACGGCCATCTGGTACCTCGGGCAGAAGGCGTGGTTCCACGACCCGGTGGCCATGCGCACGTCCGTGCCCGCCACCGGCCGCCTGGTGACGCCCCGGCCCGGTCTCACCTCCGTCAAGGTGTACGGCAGGGCCTATCCCGACGCGTCGGCCTACCCCCGGGGCGTCCCACCGGAGAAACTGACCCCCCTGCAGTACACGCTTCCGGCCGGGCAGTTCTACAGCCTGGGCATGACGAGCCCCGCCACCTACCTCCGGGCGGGCGCCTTCGACCCGTCGCACCACCGGATCATCAGAGGGGACACCCCGTACCGGCAGATCCAGTTCGGTCACCGGATCATGTTCGTGCGGGCCGCCGACGTTCGGGTGATCAGCGACGAAGACCGTCGTTAG